The window tttgttgttttgttgttgttttttttgttttacttttcttctctttttcttcttttttttccttttccttttcttcttcttttttcttctctctcttttcattcttttcttttctctttttcctttacttatctttcacgtttgtgtttctgatcttttctactgattccaaaagaggggtatgaaaggaaataaataaggctcaaagggggtaacaaaggataaagtatttGGATAGTAGAATAAAATGTCTTCATCATTCCAATTATcgaaatatgccaagtacaaacaaatacaatttaaccaaagaaaatcatacataatatctcttgaccgcattggaattgatggccatttctacacacttgccttctatgtctgttaaatataaagcaccattggacaatactctcgttacgatgaacagcccctgccaatttggggcgaacttgccttttgcttcagcctgatgtggaaggatacgtttcaatacttgttgacctagctcaaacttccgtggacgcaccttcttgttatatgctcttgccattctttgtttACAACTGACCATGACATACTACTGCCAGTCGTTTTTCAtggatcaaactcaattgttccaggagggttttgacccattcatcatcgtcaatttCGGCTTCTGCGACAATttgaagggatgggatttcaacctctacgggtatcactgcttcaatACCATACACCAACGAATAAGGAGTTGCCAATACCAAAGTacaaacagtagtgcgataacccaacaatgcaaagggtaacttttcatgccactgtctggaaccttccaccattttccgaagtatcttctttatgttcttgttggccgcctcgactgctccattcgccttagggagGTAAGGGGTGGAATTGcaatgtgtaatcttgaactgctgacatacctctttaaatagatgactattgagattagaaccattatctgtaatgatcacctttgggatcccaaaccggcaaatgatatttgagtgcacaaaatcgaccactactttcttggtcacaaACTTGAACATTTTaacctcaacccacttggtgaaatattcgatggccaccagaatgaacctgtgtccatttgatactattggctcaattggcccaatgacatccattacccacgcaacaaaaggccatggtgtaGACATTGTGCGCAATTCatatggtggagaatgaatcaaatctccgtgcacttggcattgatgacacttgcacacgaaactgatacaatctcgctccatagtgagacaataataacctgctcggagaatcttctttgccagcatgtacccactcatatgtggtccacagactccagaatgtacttcattcatgatagttgtggcctgtctagcatctatgcatctcaacaatccaagatccagagtccttttgtacaaaacccctccactgaagaaaaatccacttgctaACCGCCGatttgttctcttttgatcacctgtggcttgtactggatacacccccatctaggtatattccttgatatcatgaaaccaaggctcaccatcaagttcttcttccaccacattacagtaaacatgctgatcatggacctgaatatgcaaagggtccacataagccttatctggatgatgtaacattgatgctaaggtggacaAAACATCAGCAACCtcgttatggatccttggaatatgcctaaaTTCTACTGATCGAaactgttgacaaagatcataGAAACATTGCCGATACGGTATtagttttaaatcccgtgtttcccattccccctgGATCTagtgtaccagaaggtccgagtctctcaagaccaagacttcctggacacccatgtctgcagctaatctcaaacccaaaatgcatgcctcg of the Nicotiana tabacum cultivar K326 chromosome 7, ASM71507v2, whole genome shotgun sequence genome contains:
- the LOC107781129 gene encoding uncharacterized protein LOC107781129, whose product is MGVYPVQATGDQKRTNRRLASGFFFSGGVLYKRTLDLGLLRCIDARQATTIMNEVHSGVCGPHMSGYMLAKKILRAGYYCLTMERDCISFVCKCHQCQVHGDLIHSPPYELRTMSTPWPFVAWVMDVIGPIEPIVSNGHRFILVAIEYFTKWVEVKMFKFVTKKVVVDFVHSNIICRFGIPKVIITDNGSNLNSHLFKEVCQQFKITHCNSTPYLPKANGAVEAANKNIKKILRKMVEGSRQWHEKLPFALLGYRTTVCTLVLATPYSLVYGIEAVIPVEVEIPSLQIVAEAEIDDDEWVKTLLEQLSLIHEKRLAVVCHGQL